GGCTGCAACCCCTCTTTTTCACCCGGTTGGAGAATCACCAGGCCAGCGTTCTGCGCGCCTTTTCCCATCCGGTATTCGCCTGGATTTAACTATCCCTCTGCCCATACAGGAGCCGGTAGCTGTTGAAAGTCTGCCTGACGGCTCTGTGCTGGTACTGGAAAATGGGATTGGCGCGTTCAATTCAGTTGTACACTACTTCCGGAATGGCCTGGCAGTGGATCATGTCTCCCTGGATGAGCAGGTAATCGGAAACCTGCTGAGCAATCCACATATTTTTGGTCATGATATGGTGTTTAAATCATCCAAAGCAGGGGCTGGAACAGATGTGCAAGGCGCGTTGTATATATCTGCATCAAACGGGACACAGGTATTCGAGTTTTTATTGCTTGCCGGCAAAGAACAACTCTCCCTGACGCTTCAGCCACCCCTTTTGCCCATGCGGGAATACAGCGGGAAAGCATTGATTGAGTTTCAAAATACGATCTATTACGATTTCAAAGAGCGATGGCTTCCGGTAACCGAACAGCCCCGCCGCCGTTTCTTAATTCAGGGCGAATTACAGGGACTGGTAAAGGACGGCAAAGAGCCGGATTGTATCTGGCACCGCCTCCTGCTGGATGCCTGTATTCCCGAAGGCACAAAAGTCACCATACAGATCCGTACATCCAACCATAGGGATTTGCTTTCGACCGAACCCTGGCAGGAGAGAGAACCCGATCTCTATCTACGCAAAGACGGCTCGGAGATTCCTTTTCATCGCCCCTTTGAAAAAGACAATTTCCACTCACCAGGTGTCGGTACCTGGGAGGTGTTACTCCAGAATGCCAGGGGTCAATTCATCGAAATCCGAATGGTCCTTCAGGGCACCGGCCGCGCCACACCCTATATTCGCGCTTTACGCATTTATTATCCGCGGTTTTCATACCTTGCCCACTATTTACCATCCGTATACAGGGATGACACCCAATCAGGCAGTTTTCTTGATCGTTTTCTTGCCAATGTTGAAGGACTTTATACCTCTCTTGAGGGGCGTATTGAACGCTTCGAAGCACTTCTGGATCCGCGGTCTGCTCCCAATGCGTATTTGACATGGCTGCTGGGATGGTTGGGCGTTATAGATGATCCCGCCTGGGATGCCCAACGACGGCGCCTGTTTCTTGAGCATGCCGAACTGCTCTACAGATGGCGGGGAACTCAAATCGGTCTGCGCGCAGCTATTCGGTTAAGTATAGACGAGTACCCGGATGCCACCATCTTTGATGAGCTAAAGGACTCGAAAGAATATCGCCTTGGTACTTTAGGCGGCCATAATATACGCATTGTTGAACAATTTTTGGTGCGACGGTTACCTGGAATCGGTAAAGGGGATGTAAGCGACAGGACCCTTTTAAGATTCACATTAGGAAAAGAACCCTGGGCGCCATCTCATGGTCCTAATGCACTTCATCAAATGTTCCGAAATTTTCTCACCGCTCTGTACAGGGACCCTGTAACCACGATTACAGATATTGACACCATCGAGAAAATCTGGGGAACTTCTCCAGACCAAATCCTGTTCCCTCCGACTCTCCCGGATTCTGAGGCCGGAGCTCGTGATTGGATGCATTTTACCCGTGACATAATCGGTTTTACCTATGCCCCTGTAACAACGGAAGATGCCCCTTTTTTTCAAGAGTTTTTAGCGCGGCGTTATCGCCGGATTAAGTTGCTTAATATGGCATACGGACAGACAGATGAAAAAGGCTTTAACACTATTTCACTGCCTGCTGAATTACCCCATGTTCAGCAGGCCCTTGTAGACTGGATCGAATTTGTTTCACTGGCTGTTCCCATTCAGCGCAATGCCCATCGGTTTAAAGTGCTGGTTCCTACCAGACTGGGAGAACTTCCCCAAAGCAGGGATCGTCGTAAAGCACGGGTTGAAGAGATCATGAAACTTGAAAAACCGGCTCATACGGATTTCGAGGTCGGCATGTACTGGGACTTATTTCAAATCGGCACTGCCCGTCTGGGGCTGGATACCAGTATAGGAGAAGGCAGCCGTTTTACAGCCCTTGTACTCGGTGAAAATTATTTAGGGCAGGCTTTTTTGTCTGCTTCCCATCCCTGGTGTGTTGAAAATCGTACCGTGACCGGTCGTGATCGACTCACTACAGATCATACATGGAGAAAATAAATAATGAGCGAATTTACTACCTATTATCCGGAATCCGGCAATCTTGAGCCAAATAAACGGGTTAACTATGTCCACGGCCTGGTCCTGGGTGTGGATGAGTTCCAACAGGAAGAACTCTATCTATTAGAGAAGCATAGGCTTCACCACCGTGGACTGCATGGCTACGGAACAGTCTACGGTCTGGCATTAAAAGTAGAAGATACGGATAGAGGGCCCCGGATTTTAGTCCGCTCAGGTATGGCTGTCAGCCCGCAGGGTCAGGAGATCTGTGTGCCCAAGGATCAGTGTGCGCAACTGAACCTTTGGCTGAGTCATAACAAAAGTGAGATTGAAACCGCCTTTGGATCGCCCCCGGAAGGCCCCATTTCTCTTTACATTGTACTGTGCTATACCCAGTGCCAAACTGATCTGGTACCTATTCCCAGCGGACCCTGCCAGTCCCTTGAAGAAACTACCGCACCAAGCCGGGTGGCAGATGATTTTATTTTGAAACTTACTGCAACACCACCGGAACAGACCGAAGATGAGACCATAAAATCATTTTTTGCTCTCTTGTCACAAATATCCGTCAGTG
The DNA window shown above is from uncultured Desulfobacter sp. and carries:
- a CDS encoding phage tail protein; amino-acid sequence: MDVNQTKYHLVSGENDWLPLLAARTDSRLWWDNESQSVLLAPQGICLPDLSESGGLEISDRRGSCFDHYGNVYWIDKEEKSIIFRPYATPDQSKTFWSVSQLHTVCDREGKPGDFKGLATDDISSTPLLRGLTVTAQEYLVAGTHDPAGLLVFDLHAGGPPSRLRWPEKVPFEPYDLSAAPDGGLWILDRGINSGISRLWRMDRFFQVMPCSGLYDELESAATPLFHPVGESPGQRSARLFPSGIRLDLTIPLPIQEPVAVESLPDGSVLVLENGIGAFNSVVHYFRNGLAVDHVSLDEQVIGNLLSNPHIFGHDMVFKSSKAGAGTDVQGALYISASNGTQVFEFLLLAGKEQLSLTLQPPLLPMREYSGKALIEFQNTIYYDFKERWLPVTEQPRRRFLIQGELQGLVKDGKEPDCIWHRLLLDACIPEGTKVTIQIRTSNHRDLLSTEPWQEREPDLYLRKDGSEIPFHRPFEKDNFHSPGVGTWEVLLQNARGQFIEIRMVLQGTGRATPYIRALRIYYPRFSYLAHYLPSVYRDDTQSGSFLDRFLANVEGLYTSLEGRIERFEALLDPRSAPNAYLTWLLGWLGVIDDPAWDAQRRRLFLEHAELLYRWRGTQIGLRAAIRLSIDEYPDATIFDELKDSKEYRLGTLGGHNIRIVEQFLVRRLPGIGKGDVSDRTLLRFTLGKEPWAPSHGPNALHQMFRNFLTALYRDPVTTITDIDTIEKIWGTSPDQILFPPTLPDSEAGARDWMHFTRDIIGFTYAPVTTEDAPFFQEFLARRYRRIKLLNMAYGQTDEKGFNTISLPAELPHVQQALVDWIEFVSLAVPIQRNAHRFKVLVPTRLGELPQSRDRRKARVEEIMKLEKPAHTDFEVGMYWDLFQIGTARLGLDTSIGEGSRFTALVLGENYLGQAFLSASHPWCVENRTVTGRDRLTTDHTWRK